The Colius striatus isolate bColStr4 chromosome 8, bColStr4.1.hap1, whole genome shotgun sequence genome includes the window ATAGACACAGTTagtttcaggggaaaaaaaaaaaagaggaagactgAAATGCAGGTATCAGTACTTGAAAAATGAAGACAGATAAAAACCCATTAAGACTGCTTTTCTCCTACCCAAACTCCTCTGGGCTCTGGAGAGAGATGTGAACTCCTTCTTTATGCTTTTACAAAAGCATTAAGCATATTTATTGCAATATATGCTATTAAGATTGCATGCACAGAAGTGAGAAGAAACATTTGgaggtttattttcatatttcctgtttaatttcaataatacattttcctttcaggagTGTGaagggtttgtgttttgttgatttgtttgtttggggtttttttgtgatatcTATTATCTAAATATTTGTCTTTACTTGATCAGAGTTGTGCAAGAAGCAATTATTATCAGTTGATTCCTCAGAGGTCATTTTACATTCGGTGGTGTTGAAGTCAGCAAGCTGTGCAGGTGAAATGCAGGGtgcttgaaatattttctctgctttgtatTCCTAATATGAGTTGTGTgctaagttttttttttaattataggCTTAGCAGGAAAAAGATGCCAAATTCACCCTGTTTATAAACACGCTTGTCAAAACATATTCTCAAACAAACATAGATTCTGTAATTACTCTTTGACctttgatatttatttatttatttatttatttaatacttgaaagttggggttttttttgaagttgCTGTAAAACTTGTGAAAAATAAGTTGGTATATTGTGTTATAAGCCACTGTAATAACATGAGAACAGGTCAGCTAGTCCACAACTGTCCTATAAGCTCCTGTGTGTTCCCATTTTAAATTCTAGTTGCCTGGGAAACTTTAGGTTATTATTAAAATTGTAAGTACTGTGTTATTGCAGTAATGAGTGGGTGCAGGCTTACAAACTTATGTGACATTTGAATATATTTCTAATCTGAATGACTTGTCATATTTTTTCCAGCACATGACCCCCATCAACCTATCTATATTCAAATTCCCCTTGGGCTAATAAACCCTGAAACAGCTGCCTGCAAATTCTGGGCATTGGATTGATACTGTCCTTTGCAGCCAGATGGAGACGTCAGAGGAAAAGACCAATCTCCTTGCTTTGCAGACAGACACCAGCATGGAGCAACCATTCACTGTCAGCTCCTTGGTATGTGTTACAAAGAAGTGCTTTAATGGCCTAGCACCCTCTCTTTTAAATAGAACACTTTCAAAAGAGCTGCTTGGCAGTTCTGGCTGTCAGCTACAAGGGTCTCTTCATATTGTTGCCAGTTCCTCACATCTGCCTGATAGTTTTGATggaatttgttttattttattgtataGAAATGTTATGTGGCTTATAGGGTTTTAGCTTGTTTTGGTGAACAGGTTTTTAAGGAGTCAAAGTAAGAAGTCGATAGAGTCTGTAAAGAGTTTCAttaaagaaagaggaaacaacTTGCCTCGGCCAATTTTTTAGCCATTTAACAGGAAGATAATGATTGTAGTAAGTGACTAAGCTTCTTCTTCAGTATAGTTAGTTTAACTGCCTCATTTGAAACTGGAAATGAACGTTTGAAGTGAAATGTTGACTGACCAGGGGAACTTAGTGCTCCTTCTTTGTTAGCTGAACTATACCAGCAGTCATACCCTAAACATTGTATAATCATATGCTGAGTATTCAGGCCCTTCATCAAACTATTTCAACAACTTGAAGCAGAATCCTGTAGAATGACACGTGTGAGGAATTCTAAAGAGAACACAGTTTGTGTTGCCTTTGATTATTTCTACAGGACTTTATTAATTTCatggggtttattttgttttttttttctccaagattTTTTTGTAGTTTGATGATCTGGGGAGGGTGATAAGATCACTTCTTAGCTGTAATTGCAATTGCAATGTCTTTGCAATTGAAAAACATGTTGGAACGTTTCAGCTGTGGCCAGCAGTGGGGAAACAAACGTCCATTTTGAGAAAAAAGCTGAAGATTTCCATTGAACTTCTTGAATGAGATCACTTACTGAAAGTGAAATGTAGGATGATTCTCTTTGCTAATCTCTCTGTTCTTCTTCAGAAAAAGCTAGTAGCTATTCCTGACCACACAGACATCTCTGTGACCCCAGAAGAGAGAGTACGTGCCTTAAGCAAACTTGGCAGCAATATCACAATCAATGAAGACATCACTCCACGTCGTTACTTTCGATCTGGAGTAGAGATGGAGCGAATGGCATCAGTATACATGGAGGAGGGAAACCTGGagaatgcttttgttttttataatAAGTTCATAACGTAAGAAAATACTTTTAGTCATTACAGCTTATCATTCTGAATAAACTGGAGTAAAGAGTTGTAGTGAAAACAGAGTATCCCTTCGGATTAGGAGAAAAATGTTCACTGTTTTTTTACTGAATAGCTTTTCTCTCTGGAGTACTTTAACCACAGGGTTTGTTACCATTTCATCTCAACTGTTAGCATAGTAGTCCTATCCATCTACTGACTGCCAGGCATGAACTAACCTAATATACAGAGTTCTAAGTTTACTGTACCAGGCGATACCACAAACTCTGTTTCCCATCTATTATTCTGCACCTATCAGCACGTTGGTTAAATACAGTGCATGGCTTAAAAGGAATGTTTAGATAAGGTTTCTGAGCCTTTAGTATTACGCCCTATGGGCTAGTGCTGAACTTAAAGATGGAAGAACACacttaagaaaaatgaaaaaatgcctttttgcctctttttaCTTCCCCAAAAAGATTCAGTATAATTTATTGCTTCTTACAGAAGTAAATGCAAAATCCACAATATTTATTCATTGTATAATTACTCTTCCCACCCAAAACCACTTTAAATCCAGACAGCTTTGGTTACAACTCTGACAATAGCCTTCTGAAAAATAGATCAGATTTAAACTTTTAAACTAGCTTGTTTTGCTGTAGGATTGAttggtttcttttcttacatctgaaagaggttttttttaatatgagtaTTTAAAGATTTATAGCATAGGAAACCTCATTCCTACCCCTTATTTTCCTCATACTCTGAAAACTAGTCTAAATCTTTCTTATTTCACTTAATTTTCAACGTATATATCTCTATAAAAAGTGAGTCTGGAGGTGAACATTACACAAATTGCTGTAAGAATGATAGCAGCTCTATATTCCAAGCTGTGCAGCTGAGTGTTGCCATCATTTGAATGTCTGGATAAGTTAATAAAACTGAGGTTAACTGTACAGTTTGGTCTGAGAAAAATGACTGCTTCAGTGATAGTCTCTGCTGCATTCTGAACTTCCCATTTCagctaaagacagaaaaagatagTATAAATAAAAGGTATTAAGAATGACTAGGGTGGAGGGTGCTTTTAAGGACTGTTTTTAAGTGCTGTCTGCTAGTTAGTCCTTCTTCCCACCCAACTCATTATTaatgaaaatcaaaatgtaTTCAGATCTAGAAAACTCCTTTCCTGTCATTAGTCTGTGTCCCCCATACCAATCTGTACAAGAATTTAAGTGTTAATTTAAACAAACATGTAAAAACCTGCTCTAAGTCATCTGGAATTCATTCTTTAACAGTTATGCAGAACTGATTTTTCTAGCAATATAAAAGCTATTGTGGGTATTCCTCTGGGTACTGACTCTAACACATGCATGTTTAATTTTCTAGGCTCTTTGTAGAAAAGCTGCCCAGTCACCGAGACTATCACCAATGTGCAGTACCAGAAAAACAAGATATTATTAAGGTAGGGTTATGGTTTCTTGGCCTTTAAGAAATGTTTCCCTCAGAATCTGTCTATTCTTTCCAAGCATTCCACTTCCCTCAGTACATGAATAGCCAACGAGCCACAACAGCTTGAATTTCTGATACCTTTCTGCAGTAGTcattcatgttttattttgttttagtgACTTGATCATTACTGGAAATGAAATGATTGTTCTAACAGGTGAACAAGAGTGGTCTCTGAGTAAGTTAGTAAATTGTTGAAAAAACAGGTACATATACTTTTGAAAGTCTACATATTAAAAATGCACTAATTTAACATTAGAGTTTGATTCTAATGCCAATTATGTGAGTGGCTAATGGTTCTCCCTGACTATTGCaaacaatgtgccctcatggccaagaaggccaatggcatcccgggatgcatcaagaagagtgtggccagcaggtcaagggaggttctgctccccctctactctgccctggtgaggcctcatctggagtcctgtgtccagttctgggctcctcagctcaagagggacagggaagtgctggagagagtccagcgcagggccaccaaaatgatcaggggactgggagcatcttccttatgaggaaaggctgcgggaactggggccgTTTAGCCTtggaaagaggagactgagggggatcttaacatttacaaatatctaaagggtgggtgtcaggaggctgggacattccttttttctgttgtatctagcagcaggacaatgggtaatgggatgaagctggaacacaaaaagttccacttaaacataagaaaaaactatttcactgtgagggtgagggagccctggcacaggctgcccagaggggttgtggagtctccttccttggaggtcttcaagacccacctggacatgttcctatgtgacctgatctaggtgatcctgcttctgcagtgggttggactcgatgatctctaaaggtcccttccaacccctaccattctgtgattctatgattccacaaATGGAGAGAAATATGTGGTATTACTGGTGTCTCTGCATTTTTTGCTTAGCCTGCTAAATAATAAAAgtatggttttgctttctttattaccaaatatgtatttactttatttttaccAGATTTTTTACCACATGTatagaaaatagtttttctttccctctttttttttgaaggggTAGAGAAATTTCAAATGGGGCTTTATACTGAGCTTAAAACATCTGGAATTGGCCAATGAGAATTATTGAAGCATAATTGTCTCTTGCTTCATGCTGCTATATTTGCACGCTTTCTCTGCTGTTAAATCTGAATAATATTATACTCAAAGCCAAAATGCTTCATGTCAAATTTTTGACTGTGGCCCAGATTCTAGGAAAGCATCCCTGTTGAGAAAGGGTGTCTAACATATGGCCCCTCCTATGGCACTCAGTAGGAGTAAGTCCATGGTATCTTTCCCTCCCTACCCCCTCTAAATTATTGCGTAGTAACCTCTGTGTCAGTAGAAAACATTAGACATTGTTTTTGTTTCGCAAAACAAAATCGATTTGTCTGTCAGGGCTacaaagtttcagaagctgatGATTTAGTatgtatttcttcctttctttgtatttttttaaatctgtgttACAGATGAGAGTTTTTGCAGatgattcttttaaaaaaataaataaataatttctatttctcCCCTACCCCAAAAGAAACTGAAGGAGGTTGCATTTCCACGGACAGATGAATTGAAGagagatcttttaaaaaaatataacttgGAGTATCAAGAATACATGCAAAAAAGAGTAAGTTTTATGTGGCTATTAAATCTTTGATATGAGTATTTTCTCTGTCATATAAATCTTCTTTAAAATTAAGCAGTAACATTCCAGTTCTACGAGAACTTCATTTCACAGGCTGCTTAGAatgagttttcatttcttttaacagTTTAATCAGttagtcatttaaaaataattaatgcaATCATGTGCTTGGAAGTAAATGTGCTGTCATATTTACTTAATAACTGTCTACAAATATCCAAAATGGGATTTGGTACACTCTGATTCTCTTTTATAAAAAGAATATTGTTGATACACTTACATGAGTGTGGAAAATTTCTCTTGGCTCTGAATGTATTCAAGTTTTAATTGATTCTATTTGAGTCTTTAAGTAACTGTAAACTTGAATCTGGTGTATTGAAGTCAATGAAAGCAACATCTGTAGTTTTAAAAACTTGTCTTGGAAGGAGCAACTGAGAAAAAACATCCTTTTTATTTCGCTCCCTTAAAATTAGGAATtataagaaaacaaaccaaaacaaacagacaTCGAAGCCTAAAACACTCTGCATTCCTGTCACCAATTGGGTTGAGGCTTTCTCTCATGCTATATTTTGTTCATGGcatttaagaaacaaatttgctttgtttttttcacttgattCACTTGACACTTCCCTTTACTAGGGAGCAGGAAGGGCTGTTGAAATCTTTCAGTCTAGGGAACAGCAGGTGGCTTGGGGACAAGGGGGCACAGGACAGAGGGAAGAGGGCACCTAACGTGTGTGAGGCCAGGCACCAAAGCCAGTTTACATGCTCCAAGGAAAGCTGAGAAAAGCAAGTAGCAGGAGAAAGTTGACCAAACTATCCAAACAGCAATAAGCAACAAAACCAGATAATGAAATGGATCATGAAACCTACCCAGAAAACCCCTGTGCTCATGGGTCTCTGGTTGCATTGTAAATTATAAAGGGCTTACACCTGTATTTagtctctgccatcactgttctgaaaagtctttttctaATGACTTTATCATAATGGGCATCTGAGGCCAGTTCTATCACTACTGAAGCAAAAACCCAAAGCACCACAGGTATGCAGATTGGAAGCTTTGTGTCACTAATTCCTTACTATAATTCCTTTTCATATCATACTACATTTTAGGATATAGTTGTATTTGACAGTTCAGCAGATTCCAAATGACATAATCTTTAATGACAAGATTTGATGAGTTTAGTAAGCAATCAgattgcttcttttctttcattcttatAGCTTTTTTAGTGGTCTGAGAATGTCACTGTTTTGCATATGTTTCAGAACAAAAGTAAAACTGAATTACTGAAGAAACTAGAGCATCAAAAACTAATAGAGGCAGAGAAGCAACGGATTGCACACatgcggcagcagcagcttgaatCAGAGCAGTTTCAGTTCTTTGAGGATCAACTTAAGAAACAAGAACTAGCTCGAGACCAGAAAATCAAAGAAAGCATGGTTATGTCTGAACAAATAGATGGGAGTATGCTGTCTTGTATTTCTGTACCAGAGAACAGTTCCTTGTCTACTGCACTGCTTGAGAATAAAGAGAGGAGTGGCACATCTGGCTGTGCTGGACATTTGCCTCCAGTAAACCAGGTCTTAAAACCGGCGGCTACTTTAAGTGCTGTTCAGAGTAAGTGTGGAGAttgccaccccctgcccccaccctcctttttattttatctgcCTCTTTGCTGCTTGTAGCAGTCCAAAATATTGCATGTGTATctattcactgtgagggtgtcCATAGTGAAATAAGCATAAAGAGGTTGATGTACACACAATAGCACCATATAGTTTATTCATTTTAAGAGAGGAGAGTCATTGCACAGTTTGCCATTATCCAGTTGAATACTTATAGATGAGTCTAGAGATTGAGCTTTAGTGTCCCTGTGGGATGAAGTCTGAATCTTGTTGTGGACTTTaaggaaacagaagcagaatcTGCAGTTGTTCATCCGGGAAAACTGTGGCCTGAGACATGGCATCAGCTCACTGTCACCTCAGGAGCAGACTAGTGAGCATATCTGGGCTGGTGACTTAATTTGGAGTGAAGTGCTTGTGTTGTAGATTTATTCTTATTAGAAATCTGAGATGTGGTAAGTAtagttatttcatttttaataatttcttgtAACTGTGTCTGTTTCCTTATTATAGGGAACTTCACTTTGTTCACTAAGCTGCAaatgcctttttgttttgttttgttagctGAATTCTCTGAAGCACTCAGAGGCGTCATTTTGCCCAGGAACCTCTGTCACAAGTTTCTGCTGCTAGCAGAGACAAATACAGTAAGAGGAATAGAGACATGTGGAATTCTCTGTGGAAAACTGGTACAGTTTAACCTTCACATTTGTATGGGGAAGACTTATTTGATAGTGCTGTATTTTCCTGTAATGTATcgatttcacaaaaaaaagcagatctAAACAATTAGTCTTTAACGTGTTTAATTTCAGATTGCAACCTGAATGGTCACTTCAACAGTGTGACCTTGCCTTGTGGGGAAACGTCTGATCAAAGTACACTGCTGTTATTATAAAATGTAGCAAGGTTTTCAGCATGCTGTACAATGCAGGCTTTTTCAAGTACTTTCTCTGGCATTCATCTAAGACAAGTGAGGTTTAGTCATAGGACAATGAAATACAAAGGCTGTTAGAATCTGCTGGAGTCATCCAATTCATAATGGCCcaacaaaaaagaacaacaaaatccTTCCATCAAGCTGTAGAACATCTGGTTTTCAggttgtttattttcctttgaccTAGATAGCACCTAATGTCCTTTCAGAGCAGTGAAAGATGTCACAGCTGATGCTGGCATACAAGGAATTTCAAAGATGATGTCCAAGTGCATTTGTGTAAAGACAAAGAATAACAAGAGTAGTGATGTTCCAGGTTTCACAGAAAAGTAATTATAGTGTCCTCAAACCTcgtttttttcatgtttttaattatttcaaagaACAATCTTTTCACACTGGTCTCTCAGAATATTTTAATGCATAATCTCATGTTCTTCTTAATACTACCCTGTGTGTTTTCATGACAGAGTGCTAAGGCATATTTTCAGGTGTAGTAAGTCAGTATTTCTGCACTGGTATGAGTAGAGCTATACTGCTTTGTTTTAGCTGGTAGGCTGACATCTTTCAGATTCTGATTCGGCATTTATTCATTGGTTCATTTGTTTCACTCTAAGTCAATGTTTGTTTTACAGACACATAATGAATTTACTATTACCCATGTAATAGTGCCAAAGCAATCTTCAGGACCAGACTACTGCGATATGGAAAATGTGGAAGAATTATTTGGTATTCAAGATCAATATGATCTCCTCACTTTGGGTTGGATCCATGTAAGTATGACTTGTATATTCCGGCTTTTCTACATTGCCTTTGTGTACtatgtgagaaaaaaaccc containing:
- the STAMBPL1 gene encoding AMSH-like protease, with amino-acid sequence METSEEKTNLLALQTDTSMEQPFTVSSLKKLVAIPDHTDISVTPEERVRALSKLGSNITINEDITPRRYFRSGVEMERMASVYMEEGNLENAFVFYNKFITLFVEKLPSHRDYHQCAVPEKQDIIKKLKEVAFPRTDELKRDLLKKYNLEYQEYMQKRNKSKTELLKKLEHQKLIEAEKQRIAHMRQQQLESEQFQFFEDQLKKQELARDQKIKESMVMSEQIDGSMLSCISVPENSSLSTALLENKERSGTSGCAGHLPPVNQVLKPAATLSAVQTEFSEALRGVILPRNLCHKFLLLAETNTVRGIETCGILCGKLTHNEFTITHVIVPKQSSGPDYCDMENVEELFGIQDQYDLLTLGWIHTHPTQTAFLSSVDLHTHCSYQLMLPEAIAIVCSPKHNDTGIFRLTNAGMLEVSACKKKGFHPHTKDPRLFNSCTHVVGKDLKLIVLDLR